One Microtus pennsylvanicus isolate mMicPen1 chromosome 10, mMicPen1.hap1, whole genome shotgun sequence genomic window, GGGAGTTTATTCAAGGGAAGCGCTGGCAACAGTGCCCAGCACATGCAGCCGGGCTGGTGACCACAGTGTCAACTTTCAGAAGAAACAGTGACTTTTTTCTGTTACAGAGTAGCTTAGGGTTGTGGTGGCAATTTATCAGTTGGAGATATTTCTTATTTCTCAGCAAGGtttcttttttagagacaggctctcactcaGGAGCTGAGCTGACATGGATCATAccatgtaagccaggctggccttccgCTCATGTTGTTCCTCTGTCCCAGCTCTCTCAGTGCTGGGTTGCTGTGACCCACAATGCCTTGCTAGAAACACATCTAGAGAGCGAATGGAGTTGCCTTGAGTTCTGCCTTGAGTTGTCCGTGGTGTGAATGCCAGAATCCCCACACTATAACGTGTACCCATTCAGGTACCCCCAGCCTGTAGGGAAAGCCAAGGTCTTTCCCTCAATCCCTTACTAGGTCATGACAAGCTGTGGGAGAAACTGGTACATCTATGTCTACTCAAGATACCACCTCATCCATTTTTCAAGgagacatgtttgtgtgtgtgtgtgtgtgtctgtgtgtctgtgtgtccatgtgtgagagaaagagagaggaaaggactcTATAAACGTGTTGAAAAGAGTCATTGGGAGAATTTTACATGTTTGAAACAAATACCATGTATCCCTGCCAATGGCACCAGAATCAAACCGCTTACCCGAAACCTGACGTTAGTGATAGTTGTACACTCTCTTTCCCACAGCTGGTCACTTTTTAAACAGCCACTTATCACTCTGTCTTTACCATTTGGGGAGAGTCTGCTGAGAGAGTGCATTAACGGGAACGCGGTCAAAGCACAGCTTTGGGTAGCACAAAGCAGAGACCAAAGAAGCTGACAAGCGCACCGGTGCCATTCAAGGGAAAGGACTTGGGATAGAACGAATCTCTCCTAGGGATGCTGAAGATGGGAAAGCATAGGAGGGGGGCCAGGCTAGCCCACAGATTCACACCGCACTTCTCAGAACTCGTGACTGCATTCCCTGAAATGGCGAGAGAAACTTTGCCAGTATGAGTCAGCTAAGACTTCTCCAGAGGGTGGTTCCCTGGGGTCTCCTGCATACCAGGTCAAGACTGCCTCTACCCCATGTGAATATCCTAATACAGAGGGATGCAGGGGGAGTCAGGCAGAAGATGGAGAGCGGAGGGAGAAGGGAGTGACGGAGGTGGAATACACTACTGGGTTTGAAAGGGAGGAAGATGGCCCTGGAAGCAGCAAAGAGCCAGGCAAGAGCAGCCCCGGTGATTTTAGATCAGGAGGCTTGATTGCCTGGGACttctgagttccagagcagcaGAGAAGATGGCAGCCAACCTCCCAGTGGGGCTGGGGCTCCATGCCCCTGTGATTTAGAAGAGGAAATCATCTCTCCACAGACGTCGCTGTCTGATCTCAAAGGTCAAGACTTCTGTTGAGCTGCCCTCAGGCCTGACGCCAACCTGAAGTGGGTGATCAGCTCCAGAGTCTGAACAAAGAGAACCCACCCCTCAAAGGGTAGCAACATACAGCTCTAGAAGCTCAGCCAGGTGCCCTGGCATCTAGAACCTTCCATGTGGACTAATGTATTGACTTTCGATATGATTGGGTATGTGTGTTGGTccggtggtgtgtgtgtgtgacatcgaTACTCAGTGTCTTCCTGAATTTCTCGCCACCTTTGTTATTTGTGTAGAGACAAACTCTTCCACCCAACCCAAGTTCACAGATTCGTCTATACTGGTCTTCACCTCCCCAGAACTAGGTTTTTAAGTATGTGCCAAGCTTTTTACTGAGCTCTCATGCTTCTTACCTGGTATGCACATTCCCCCCAGCCCAGCCCTCATTGTTATCAGATGgtacagaggaagagaaaaggcagtgaGAGAAAGCCAGACAGCCACTGGATGGCCGTGAGGTTCTCACATCTGGCAGACTGGCTCTGGACCCCTAGTTTAAACATGAGAACATTTCTTctacttttcccttctctttgtgGTATGGTCAATCCTAGGACTTGACATGTAAGGCAGGGTTccactctctatgtagcccaggttggctctgATCTGTGATCCTCCAACTcagtttccagagtgctgggattacaggcctgcaacACCACACCTGCCTTACCCCATACTTTTTGTTTTACCCTCCAACCCTCTGCtatcttcattctttttccttaCCACACTTCTCTCCATGCCTCTCAGGGGTGCCTGCAAGGGCGGCCTATTGTTTTCAGCTAAGTGAGAGGCACGTTCCATCCATCTCGCCCACAGATCTGCAGAGGAAGGGGCAAGGCTCCCTCCCAGCTCTTAGGGCGGTCTCATTCTGCAGTTTCATTGTCTCCAACCCCAGCTTCCCAGGGTTGCTGAGGGGACTCAGGCATGGAACATAAAGAAGGTAGCAGACAGCCAGCCTTCTGACAGAACACCGGAACACCGCCGCCTCAGGTTCCTTCCCCAGTGCCCAGCGGATAGCATTTTAACAGTAATATGTCCGCCACAGGAATGCAATTATTTCTTTCAAATCATCTAGGAATGCTGATCTCTATAAGAGGCCCAGGCACAAAGGCTTCCAGAAGGCTGGGCCAGCAGAGTGTTCAGGTTGGCTCCTGGGCAGGACCATGCTGGTAGGGGTGGGTGGAGCAGCAGGGGGAGTGAGCCTGCTCTTTCATGTTGCACAAAGGCCAACAACTTTCCTTAAATAGAAGCAGGAAGGGGCTTGGGTGAAGGATCTGAGAAGTTAACAGCGGtgggaacaaaaagaaaacacgtTCCGTAATAACCAATAATCAGAGCTATTCGTTTCTAAAAGAAAGCCTCGCCTGGCAACCGAGGTGAGCACGGATCCCACCCCCGTCTTCTGCAGGAGCCTGGACTGTTCTTTGGCTTTGCAGAAAAGGGGCCTCCTTGGTCCTCTTCCTTCTTGTTGGAGCCTGGTACCTTCTCAGCTGGCctaagaaggcagagccaggatgGCTCTTGTGACCCCTCATTTGGGCTGTGATCTCATCTGGACTTCTTGGGACTACTGAGTTAGTGGGTGACATTCCATTGCTTTCCCcacatctctccctctctgttttggtcaagaaaaaacaaacaaacaccgcCACCAACACAAAACCCTTTTCATGTCAAAATCTCTCTtacatcccccaccccccaattcATGTAACATGAAACCAACCAGTCTAAAGTGAGAGagttggctcaacagttaagagcaccgactgctcttccagaggacctgggttcagttcccagcacccacatggtggctcacaaccatctgtaactccagctccaggggaatcaatgccctcttctggcctctgtgggcatgagGCAAGTGGTacaaacatacatgaaggcaaaaacaaacaaacaaaaaaccccaaacacatacgtgtttttgttattttctacaTCTGTTATTATGTCAAATGAAAAAGTGAGAGGCATCAAATGCCTTTATGATGTGTAACCACCAGTCCTGTCTGCTTCCAAAACATTTTCTTCCTAGAAGGAAACCATACACACCGTCGGCAACCTTCTGCCTGTCGGCCCCTGAAGCCACCATCGTACTGTCTGGATTCACCTCTCTGGACATTCCATAGAAAGGGAACCATGGCTTTCCCCACGTACCATCTTGTTGAGCCACAGGGCAGCAAATATTAGTCGTTATGGCTATTAAATACTACATAATGTGTCTAGCCCACATTTTGTTCATCTATTcatatatatttggatttttttcactttttgtcCATTGGTAAATGAGACTTCTGTGAACATGTCTGTAAAATTATTTGCTTCACAAACAtttatgaaggcaaaacacccatacacaagaAAAACTGAAGTAAAAAAATATTTGCTTGAGTGCTGtctaactctattttttttttaaagctagaatGCCATGTAGCCCAGAAACTCTCTAGGGTAACCAAAAGTTACTTTGAATTATTTTCCAAAAACTATTAATTACATTTATCTAGTGTGTttggtgtgcatgcacacatgtgcatgtgtgctacaGTATGTTTGTGGTCAATGAGAACTTGTGGGGGCCAGTTTTCcaaggttctggggattgaactcagattgtcccATTTGCAGTGAGCACCTGTACCTACACAGCCAGATCGTGAGCGCTGATCTCctggcctccacttcccaagtgggggattataggtgtgtaccaccacacctggtttatacaGTACGAGGGCTCCAATCAGGTCTTGGTGGATGCTGAGTCAGCATTCAACCCCCTGAGCTGTACACCCCTCAGTTCAGCCTTCAATTCTTTCAGCTCTCGGTGTGGAACCCTGAGATCGTAGAGTAGGCCTGTGTTCAACTGAGAAAAGTGACCCCAAGTTGCTTTCCACAGCAGTACACCAATCTTACACACGCCAGCACGAGTGTGCAAGGCTCAGTGTCTCTTGGTGCTCACCAACATTATGACTTTATGTTTGGACTTTGACTTTTTTTAGAATAGCCTTCCTAATTAGTGTGATCTGGTACCTCAGTGTTAGCCGGGGTGAGCTCTTTGTTGATAGGTTCTTGTCACatagatagcccaggctggcctttcctTTTAATCATCCTGTCCCTCCCTCACAGTACCTGGGATTACACGTGTGGATTTCCTTGTCTTGTCTTCCTGTGGTGCAGccttatcttttcttcttcctagagtCCTTTTCAGGGCGATTTGAAACagtccctgatttttttttctgagatggggtttcactgtagctttggagcctgtcctggaactagctcttgtagaccaggctggccttgaactcacagagatccgcctgcctctgtctcctgagcgctgggattaaaggtgtgtgccaccactgcctggctgcgtCCCTGATTTTATTAGCCTCACCAGGATGAGTAATCACTAAGTTCTCTGCTATGTAGTAAGGGGCTGGTGCCCGACCTCTGCCACATCTCCCTAGTGAGCCTTGgactctctccagcctctgttaAGATTCATTTTTGCACCTCTAGGGTATGCACAATGCCCGGCACAGAATGGTCACCCCAAAACCTCTCCAAATTCCAGCCTCCAAGGAGGACCCCGTGTCATCAATTCACTTTCAAATGGTTTCTGTACCCCCAAAGTCCCACTTTACTTCAAGTATTTTATCATTGCCTGCTTGTGAGGGGGCAACGCCATATCATTCAGGAGAATGATAAACTAAAATTCCCAGCAAGAAACTGAATGCCTCAGGTATGGTAAAGGTCACCCACTGACCACTGATGACTGGACCATAAAATCAGGAGGTCAGTCAGAGGACTTTGACTGGAACACAATCAATGAGTTTTGTGGTTCCTCCACCTACGCACCCCAACAAACACCCTCCCGTAGCCTCCTCCAGGCCAGGAGAGTAATTCTACTTCCAAGccggggcacctgggagccagaCCATTTACCCAGGAAACGAAACTCATTCCTTTGCCTATCCATCCCCATTCTTCCTCTCGCTcacccacctcctcccaccaccaAAGCAAAAGGCAGGCAGAACATCTGAAGTTCAAAGTGCAGAGATCAGCTTTAGAGGCAGGGAGATTCCACAGGCACTAGGTGTGTACTGGCTGAGTTAGCAGGCCCCGCGGACAACCTGGCAGTCTACGACAGAATCACCTAACATTCTCCTGCGGCCGGGTGGCCTCGGGGAGATGATGGGAAATCAATGCATCTGGGTTGCAACGTCCCACCAGCTACACGGTTTCCAAGTCACTTAACGGCTTCAACATTCCGTTTCCACCAGCGATAACCGAGCGCAGGGTCCTGCCCGCCTAAGCCTGCGCGCTCAGCGTCACCCTCCAAGTGACTGTCCTGGCAGCGACACGGGCACAACTCCACCCAGGGCAACTCCCGGCTCAGTCTGGATCAGGGCGGCCGGACGCTGGGGACTTACCTTGCCGTACTTCTTCAGTTTTCGCCGAAACCTTTTCTTGGGCTTGTCGTCTGGCGAGGTCTCCTCGAGGGGCTCGTAGCGCTCGGGCAGCGCAGCCAGGTGTACTCTGCGCGCGCTTGGAGTCCCCGCGcgtcgcccgccctcctcgcgcGTATCGTCCTGGCTTGCTAGGTCATCGTCTTCGCCCTCTAGGTGCTCCACGATGACATCCGTCTCCTCGTCCCCGGCCCCTCGAGATCGCCCCAGGGGCCCCCGGCGCGCGAAGCTGCTCGCTGCCTTGCTCCGGAGCCGGGCACCCACCGTCATGATGCCGCGGAGCTGTCGAGAAGATCCTGGGCTTTGAGGACAACCTTTGCTCGGTGCCCCGCCCCGCTCCTGCCCCCGCGGACCGCCCCGGCTTGGTGCGCGAAGGGGACCCGAGGTCGTAGCGCAGCCTCGCGGTGGGGCCGGGGATTGCGGCCGCTGAGACCAGAGAACGCTTAGCCAGACCGGGTCTGGAGCTTGCCCGAAAACCATGTTGCAGACACGGGAGCTCGGGGTCAGGCAAGTTTGACAGTATGGGAAACAGACTCCAAACTGCAGGCCTCCAGTTTCCCGCATTTAAAACTGGCCGGGGTGGtagggcacgcctttaattccagagacagagtcaggaggatctctaaattcaaggccagcctgatctacacagtgagttccaggatagcccgggatacaaaacaaacaaacaaaatattggcagAGATGGTATTGATCATGAAAATTATTGagtactgccgggcggtggtggcgcacgcctttaatcccaagcactcgggaggcagaggcaggtggatctctgtgagttcgaggccagcctggcctacaagagttagctccaggacaggaaccaaaagctacagagaaaccctgtctcgaaaaaccaaaaaaagaaaaaagaaaaagaaaattattgagtACTGTTGAGAATGTGCTGAAATGGTCatgaaaatatgatatttaaagctgggggtgtagttcagttgggataatgcttgcttagcatgcacgaaGTCCTGGATCCCATCCCCAGCGCCTCATGAACCCCAGCACGTTAGCACACTCTTGTATCACAGAATTCcatagtgaggcaggaggatcagggattCAAATTTATCCTTGGTTACATGGTAAGTTTAGGGTCAGCGAGGGCTACATGATGCCGTGTTTCCAACACATATAAGTTTAGGCTCAGCGAGGGCTACATGACGCCGTGTTTCCAACACATATAAGAAAtgtaggccgggcgatggtggcgcacgcctttaatcccagcactcgggaggcagaggcaggcggatctctgtgagttcgagaccagcctggtctacagagctagttccaggacaggctccaaagccacaaagaaaccctgtctcgaaaaacaaacaaaaaaatgcagggtttttttaaaaaattaaaatcttgagTTCATTTCACATGTGTATTTTTGTCTCCCCACCGTTTTCACATCTGACCACCAGTATTACTAGGTCCTATGGAAACATTCCACACATACTTACGGCGAAGTAAAGGGTGGAGTTCCACCGCTGAAAACTGAACAGGCATTTAGACACCACATTCTTGACGATGGAATGTGGACAACATCTACCAAACACAGCAAGGCAGCTCTCATTTTGCACTATAGGAAGGAGAGCTAGCTATAAACGGTTACAGGAATCAAGTAAGACTCTTGTTGTTTTCAATTCAAACCTTCTCACATTAAATTGCCTCCTTAACATTTTAGGGACAtgatagtgttttgttttgtttttgagacagttttctctgtgtagcagagccctggctgccctggaacttgcttgaaGATCAAGCTGGTCTAGAATTCAGAGGTCtgttcatctgtctctgccttctgaaagctgggattaaaggcacaggccACCATAACTGCCCCGGGCAAGTTttttggggaagaagaaaaaaaatatgtatcccaggtgtggaggcacaagcctttaatcccagcactggggaggcagaggcagatggatctccacAGGGAAAGCTTTGCCTGGAAAGTTAGGGCTGCTATAGTGAAatgtcattatatatatatatatatatatatatatatatatatatatatatatatatagagagagagagagagagagagagagagagagagaactagaaatCTCATCCATATTTTTCTAGGAGGTTTCTAAAAACACAAGGCCATGTGTCCACGGAGCTATCACAGTGACACACTGAGAAAGGGAAGCAGCCTCATGGAAACAGGGGAGCTGATTTCTGGAGCGCACATATGATATCATCAGGAGCGCAATATGACATCAGGAGCACAAGCAATCCTAAAAGCCAGGATTTGTGCACTAGCATCGCCAGAGCTGTGGCTCTCAACCTGCGTGGAATGccttgtttgcttttggttgggttttgtcttttgtttgtttttggttttcgtTGGTGGTggattttgacacagggttttacTCTGTAGTCCTGACTTACTTGCATTGCAACTCACTGAGGAGATCAGGATTTCCCTGCCTCCAGCTCATAGagagatttccctgcctctgcctcttgagcgcTGCTTGtttgctcttccttctcttctcttctcttctcttctcttctcttctcttctcttctctcctctcctcttctcttctcttctcttctcttctttcttttctttttttctgagacagggtttctctgtgtaacagtcctgcagttctggaactcgctttatagacaaggctggcctcgaactta contains:
- the C10H1orf115 gene encoding required for drug-induced death protein 1 → MTVGARLRSKAASSFARRGPLGRSRGAGDEETDVIVEHLEGEDDDLASQDDTREEGGRRAGTPSARRVHLAALPERYEPLEETSPDDKPKKRFRRKLKKYGKNFGKAISKGCRYIVIGLHGFAAAYSSPFAVATSVVSFVR